Proteins from one Cryptomeria japonica chromosome 4, Sugi_1.0, whole genome shotgun sequence genomic window:
- the LOC131058550 gene encoding cysteine-rich receptor-like protein kinase 10, producing the protein MRCSSSFPKICRDMLLPLLFLMILPSVICDYRWSVCNNASTYTEGSTYSTNLDRVINDLSRNAPLSSGFNTSSRGQSPNKAYGLLQCIGNVSAARCSNCSVQVNNITQELCANDIGARVWMDDCFMRYDNSNFISTLDTNFLLLENTQNVTSNMQGFISTTSSLLSNLSEKAYISANKLLGIGSESYYTSDKVYGLVQCWRDLSVKDCRSCLFQARQALEQCCSSRQGAQAMSASCTVRFEIYPFVESGNLSSSPSPSPEASSPPPTTSPTSSPPVALGPSEPTSQGKSNKSSKTLPIVLGVVIGVVLVLLICLIAMRKRVKSAIFGRPITTATHNEDRHAFSPQSGLLQQEQRFIFSLEELAEATENFHDNNKLGEGGFGSVYKGRTKDGKQIAVKKLSAKSRQGKEEFMNEVKLMANVQHRNLVKLFGCCVEGDERLIVYEYLPNKSLDTFLFDPEKRRLLDWEKRYNIIIGVARGLLYLHEDSQMKIIHRDIKANNILLDDKLHPKIADFGLAKLFGEDESHVQTRVAGTYGYMAPEYAMQGQLSVKADVYSFGVLLLEIVSGRKNLDTHLAPGMQNLLEWAWRLYKSGNIMGIVDSTVLETCLEEQALRCIHVGFVCVQADAALRPPISNVIMMISSSSVTLPNATKPAFVSGSEKNVSKSSSEVEENEKGTVSMTTSSGSVNEASVTAVQSR; encoded by the exons ATGAGGTGCAGCTCTTCCTTTCccaagatttgcagagatatgttGCTCCCTTTGCTTTTTCTAATGATTTTGCCTTCAGTCATATGTGATTACCGATGGTCTGTCTGCAACAATGCCTCAACTTACACAGAGGGGAGTACATACTCCACAAACTTGGATCGAGTTATCAATGATCTGTCTCGTAATGCACCTCTAAGTTCTGGTTTTAACACCTCTTCCCGTGGCCAATCTCCCAATAAAGCCTATGGACTGCTACAATGTATCGGTAATGTATCAGCAGCGAGATGCTCAAATTGTTCAGTGCAAGTAAATAACATTACTCAAGAACTTTGCGCCAACGACATAGGTGCACGGGTGTGGATGGATGACTGCTTCATGCGCTATGATAACTCCAATTTCATTTCAACATTGGATACCAATTTTTTACTGCTGGAGAACACGCAAAATGTCACAAGCAATATGCAGGGTTTCATATCCACGACCTCAAGTCTTCTGTCCAATTTGTCTGAAAAAGCTTACATCTCTGCAAATAAGCTACTTGGGATTGGATCAGAATCCTACTATACTTCCGATAAGGTGTACGGTCTAGTTCAGTGCTGGAGAGATTTATCTGTCAAGGATTGTAGATCATGTTTGTTTCAAGCAAGGCAGGCGTTGGAACAGTGCTGTTCTTCAAGACAAGGAGCCCAGGCTATGTCAGCAAGCTGCACAGTTAGATTTGAGATATACCCATTTGTTGAATCCGGAAATCTGTCATCCTCACCCTCACCTTCACCTGAGGCGTCATCACCACCTCCGACAACATCCCCAACCAGTTCTCCGCCGGTAGCCCTCGGTCCTTCTGAGCCAACTTCTCAGGGGAAATCAA ATAAATCCTCAAAGACATTACCTATAGTACTGGGGGTTGTGATAGGCGTGGTTCTGGTGTTACTCATTTGTTTAATTGCTATGAGAAAAAGAGTGAAATCTGCCATTTTCGGGAGGCCAATAACTACTGCTACCCATAACGAAG ACAGGCATGCATTTTCTCCTCAATCCGGGTTACTTCAACAGGAACAACGTTTTATCTTCAGCTTGGAAGAACTTGCAGAAGCCACCGAAAACTTTCATGATAATAATAAACTTGGAGAGGGGGGTTTCGGTTCGGTATACAAG GGAAGAACCAAGGACGGTAAGCAAATAGCAGTGAAAAAACTGTCTGCAAAGTCTAGGCAAGGTAAAGAAGAATTTATGAATGAAGTGAAGCTTATGGCCAATGTTCAGCACCGAAACCTTGTGAAGCTATTTGGATGTTGCGTTGAGGGAGATGAAAGGTTGATTGTCTATGAGTATTTACCCAACAAGAGCCTTGACACCTTTCTTTTTG ATCCAGAAAAGCGTAGACTGCTAGATTGGGAAAAGCGGTATAACATTATCATTGGAGTTGCTCGTGGCCTTCTCTATCTGCATGAAGATTCACAGATGAAAATCATTCACAGAGACATTAAAGCAAACAATATTTTGCTTGACGACAAACTTCATCCAAAGATAGCTGACTTTGGCCTCGCTAAGCTTTTTGGGGAGGATGAGTCGCATGTACAAACCAGAGTTGCAGGCACATA CGGTTACATGGCTCCAGAGTATGCAATGCAAGGGCAGCTTTCTGTTAAAGCCGACGTTTATAGCTTTGGAGTGCTACTGCTTGAGATTGTGAGCGGAAGGAAAAACTTAGATACCCATTTAGCCCCGGGGATGCAAAACTTATTAGAATGG GCCTGGAGACTTTACAAAAGTGGAAACATCATGGGCATAGTGGATTCAACAGTATTAGAAACATGCCTTGAGGAGCAGGCATTAAGATGCATTCATGTTGGGTTTGTATGTGTTCAAGCGGATGCAGCACTTCGTCCACCCATCTCCAATGTTATAATGATGATCTCTAGCAGTTCGGTGACACTACCAAACGCAACAAAGCCTGCCTTCGTAAGTGGTAGCGAGAAGAATGTTTCAAAATCAAGCTCAGAGGTCGAGGAGAATGAGAAGGGAACGGTGTCGATGACCACGTCATCTGGATCAGTAAATGAAGCCTCGGTCACTGCAGTGCAATCGAGGTGA